One Bacillus amyloliquefaciens DSM 7 = ATCC 23350 DNA window includes the following coding sequences:
- a CDS encoding ATP-grasp domain-containing protein yields MERKTVLVIADLGGCPPHMFYKSAAEKYNLVSFIPRPFAITASHAALIEKYSIAVIKDKDYFKSLADFEHPDSIYWAHEDHDKPEEEVVEEIVKVADMFGVDAITTNNELFIAPMAKACKRLGLRGAGVQAAENARDKNKMRAAFNRAGVKSIKNKRVTTLEDFRAALQEIGTPLILKPTYLASSIGVTLIKEMETAEAEFNRVNEYLKSINVPKAVTFEAPFIAEEFLQGEYDDWYETSGYSDYISIEGIMADGEYFPVAIHDKTPQIGFTETAHITPSILDDDAKRKIVEAAKKANEGLGLENCATHTEIKLMKNREAGLIESAARFAGWNMIPNIKKVFGVDMAQLLLDVLCYGKEADLPKGLLEQEPCYVADCHLYPQHFKENGQLPETVVDFVIESIEIPDGVLKGDTELVSFSAAEAGTSVDLRLFEAFNSIAAFELKGSNSNDVAESIKQIQQQAKLTAKYALSV; encoded by the coding sequence ATGGAGAGAAAAACAGTATTGGTTATCGCTGATCTTGGGGGCTGCCCGCCGCATATGTTTTACAAAAGCGCAGCCGAAAAATACAACCTCGTCAGCTTTATTCCGAGACCCTTTGCAATTACAGCCTCTCATGCGGCCTTAATTGAAAAATACTCGATTGCGGTCATTAAAGATAAAGACTATTTTAAGAGTCTGGCTGATTTTGAACATCCCGATTCGATTTATTGGGCTCATGAAGATCATGACAAACCTGAGGAAGAAGTCGTCGAAGAAATCGTGAAAGTGGCCGACATGTTTGGGGTTGACGCCATTACGACCAACAATGAACTGTTTATCGCTCCGATGGCAAAAGCGTGTAAACGTCTCGGCCTGCGGGGAGCGGGCGTACAGGCCGCTGAAAACGCCAGAGATAAAAATAAAATGAGAGCCGCCTTCAACCGGGCCGGCGTCAAATCCATCAAAAACAAACGGGTGACGACCCTGGAAGATTTCCGCGCCGCGCTTCAGGAAATCGGAACGCCGCTTATTCTGAAGCCTACATATCTGGCAAGCTCGATCGGCGTGACGCTTATTAAAGAGATGGAAACGGCCGAAGCTGAATTCAACAGAGTCAATGAGTACTTGAAATCGATTAATGTACCGAAAGCGGTGACGTTTGAAGCGCCGTTTATCGCGGAAGAATTCTTGCAGGGCGAGTATGATGACTGGTACGAAACAAGCGGTTATTCCGACTATATCAGCATCGAAGGCATCATGGCCGACGGAGAATACTTCCCCGTTGCGATCCATGATAAAACACCGCAAATCGGATTCACGGAGACAGCGCATATTACGCCGTCCATCCTGGATGATGACGCCAAGCGGAAAATCGTCGAAGCTGCCAAGAAGGCGAATGAAGGACTCGGCCTCGAAAACTGTGCAACGCATACAGAAATAAAATTAATGAAAAACCGGGAAGCCGGACTGATTGAGTCAGCGGCCAGATTCGCGGGATGGAATATGATTCCGAATATTAAAAAGGTCTTCGGCGTTGATATGGCGCAGCTATTATTGGATGTTCTCTGTTACGGAAAAGAAGCTGATCTGCCGAAAGGATTATTGGAGCAGGAGCCATGCTATGTCGCAGACTGCCACTTGTATCCTCAGCATTTCAAAGAGAACGGCCAGCTGCCTGAGACGGTTGTCGATTTCGTCATTGAAAGCATTGAAATTCCTGACGGCGTCTTAAAGGGAGACACTGAACTCGTTTCTTTCTCAGCGGCTGAGGCGGGTACGTCAGTGGATCTGCGGCTGTTCGAAGCGTTCAACAGCATTGCGGCGTTTGAGCTGAAAGGAAGCAATTCGAACGACGTGGCCGAATCAATCAAACAAATTCAGCAGCAGGCGAAGCTGACTGCAAAGTATGCGTTATCGGTATGA
- the bacC gene encoding dihydroanticapsin 7-dehydrogenase, whose protein sequence is MNLTDKTVLITGGASGIGYAAVQAFLNQQANVVVADIDEAQGEAMIRKENNDRLHFVQTDITNEPACQNAILSAVDKFGGLDVLINNAGIEIVAPIHEMELSDWNKVLNVNLTGMFLMSKHALKYMLKSGKGNIINTCSVGGVVAWPDIPAYNASKGGVLQLTRSMAVDYAKHNIRVNCVCPGIIDTPLNEKSFLENNEGTLEEIKKEKAKVNPLLRLGKPEEIANVMLFLASDLSSYMTGSAITADGGYTAQ, encoded by the coding sequence ATGAACCTGACGGATAAAACCGTCCTCATCACAGGGGGCGCATCAGGCATCGGTTATGCCGCGGTTCAGGCGTTTCTGAATCAGCAGGCAAATGTGGTCGTCGCGGATATTGATGAGGCGCAGGGAGAAGCGATGATCCGGAAAGAAAATAATGACAGGCTGCATTTTGTCCAGACGGATATTACAAATGAACCGGCATGTCAAAATGCCATTCTGTCAGCGGTTGACAAGTTCGGCGGATTGGACGTGTTAATCAATAACGCCGGCATCGAAATTGTCGCCCCGATTCATGAGATGGAGCTGAGTGATTGGAACAAGGTGCTTAATGTCAATCTGACGGGCATGTTTCTCATGAGCAAGCACGCGCTGAAGTATATGCTCAAAAGCGGCAAGGGCAATATCATTAACACGTGCTCCGTCGGGGGAGTCGTCGCATGGCCCGACATTCCCGCATATAACGCCTCTAAAGGCGGCGTTTTGCAGCTGACGCGTTCTATGGCCGTTGATTATGCGAAACACAACATCCGCGTCAATTGCGTGTGTCCGGGAATCATCGACACACCTTTGAATGAAAAGTCGTTCCTTGAAAATAACGAAGGCACGCTTGAAGAAATCAAAAAAGAAAAAGCGAAAGTCAATCCGCTGCTGAGGCTCGGCAAGCCTGAAGAAATAGCGAACGTCATGCTGTTTCTCGCCTCGGATTTATCAAGCTATATGACCGGAAGCGCCATCACCGCAGACGGTGGATACACCGCACAATAG
- a CDS encoding cupin domain-containing protein has translation MKTKQDLQELYFPTPKLIEWENGVRQYSSVRGDTEVLLSYVPPHTNVEPHQHKEVQIGLVVSGELSMTVGDVTRKMTALESAYIAPPHVPHGARNETDQEVIAIDIKRLKAGETYTSPEDYFLNIFKTRDLLPGMEVTFFVEDWVEIMLANIPGNGGEMPFHKHRNEQIGICIGGGYDMTIEGCKVDMTFGTAYFCDPREDHGAINRFEKDSKSVNIFFPPRYNRAKAKKLEAKES, from the coding sequence ATGAAAACTAAACAAGACTTGCAGGAACTTTATTTCCCGACGCCTAAATTAATAGAATGGGAAAACGGAGTAAGACAATATTCATCCGTCAGAGGCGATACGGAAGTTCTGCTCTCTTACGTTCCGCCGCATACAAACGTGGAACCGCATCAGCATAAGGAAGTCCAAATCGGCCTTGTCGTTTCCGGCGAGCTGTCCATGACAGTCGGAGACGTCACAAGAAAGATGACGGCGCTGGAATCAGCTTATATCGCGCCTCCTCATGTGCCACACGGCGCAAGAAATGAGACGGATCAAGAAGTGATCGCTATTGATATTAAACGCCTTAAAGCCGGTGAAACCTACACAAGCCCCGAGGATTATTTTTTGAATATTTTTAAAACAAGAGACTTATTGCCTGGTATGGAAGTCACATTCTTCGTGGAGGACTGGGTGGAAATCATGCTTGCCAACATTCCTGGCAACGGCGGGGAAATGCCGTTCCATAAACACCGCAATGAACAGATCGGCATCTGCATCGGCGGCGGCTATGATATGACCATTGAAGGCTGCAAAGTGGATATGACATTCGGAACAGCCTATTTCTGCGACCCGAGAGAAGATCACGGCGCCATCAACAGATTTGAAAAGGACTCAAAATCAGTCAATATCTTTTTCCCTCCGCGCTATAACAGAGCAAAAGCGAAAAAATTAGAGGCGAAAGAGTCATGA
- a CDS encoding MFS transporter, whose protein sequence is MNSKQTDHIETKRRFPVFLALALTLGVFAAGSEELVISPLLPDLAQAFSSDVSVLALSISIYGVMIFIGAPLLVPLGDKYSRELSLMAGLLIFTAGTVICALAHNIFFFFLGRALSGLAAGAFVPTAYALVGDRVPYAHRGKVMGLIVSSWSLALIFGVPIGSFIGGVLNWRWTFWIFALMAVLVASLIFIEARHSTADGDKTEEESGRQAGTFRDALKVPRVPVYLTITFCNMIGFYGMYSFLGTYLHRVLPGGNTASGLMIMVYGIGFSMSVFTGKIADKAGKMRSLIAALAVISIWLACLAYAPSSMPFLVIGLFVWGLMQSLTVTLLSTILSDCSQSRRGKIMAFYSLASNLAVTLGSAVMGPVYVGYGYAAVGFICAAVTLIGFGLSVFAYRRYGRHEHTADQSLYR, encoded by the coding sequence ATGAACAGCAAACAAACCGATCACATCGAAACGAAACGCCGATTTCCGGTCTTTCTCGCGCTTGCTTTGACATTAGGCGTATTTGCCGCGGGTTCTGAAGAGCTGGTAATTTCCCCGCTGCTTCCGGATTTAGCGCAGGCTTTCAGCTCGGATGTCAGTGTGCTGGCGCTTTCCATCAGTATTTACGGAGTGATGATTTTTATCGGGGCGCCGCTTTTGGTTCCGCTGGGAGATAAATATTCCCGTGAACTCAGCTTGATGGCGGGGCTTCTTATATTTACGGCCGGCACGGTGATCTGCGCGCTGGCGCACAATATCTTTTTCTTCTTTCTGGGCAGGGCGCTTTCCGGGCTTGCGGCGGGGGCGTTTGTGCCGACAGCTTATGCGCTGGTCGGCGACCGTGTGCCTTATGCGCATCGGGGCAAGGTGATGGGTCTGATCGTTTCAAGCTGGTCGCTTGCTTTGATTTTCGGTGTTCCGATCGGCTCTTTTATCGGCGGCGTTTTGAATTGGCGGTGGACGTTTTGGATTTTCGCTCTGATGGCTGTCCTCGTTGCTTCGCTCATTTTCATTGAGGCGCGCCACAGCACGGCGGATGGGGACAAAACAGAGGAGGAAAGCGGACGGCAGGCAGGCACCTTCCGGGATGCGCTGAAGGTGCCCCGTGTTCCTGTATACCTCACGATCACTTTTTGCAACATGATCGGTTTTTACGGCATGTATTCATTTCTCGGCACGTATCTTCACCGCGTGCTGCCGGGGGGAAATACCGCTTCCGGGCTGATGATCATGGTGTACGGAATCGGGTTTTCCATGAGTGTGTTCACGGGGAAAATCGCCGACAAGGCGGGAAAAATGCGTTCCCTGATCGCGGCATTGGCCGTTATCAGCATATGGCTTGCCTGTCTCGCCTATGCGCCGTCATCAATGCCGTTTTTGGTCATCGGGTTATTCGTCTGGGGCTTGATGCAAAGCCTGACGGTGACCTTGCTCAGCACCATTTTAAGCGATTGCTCACAGAGCCGCCGGGGCAAAATCATGGCATTCTACAGTCTGGCGTCCAATTTGGCCGTGACATTGGGTTCGGCTGTCATGGGTCCGGTCTACGTCGGATACGGGTATGCAGCTGTCGGGTTTATCTGTGCGGCCGTCACCCTCATCGGCTTTGGTCTCAGCGTTTTTGCTTACAGAAGATATGGCAGACATGAGCATACGGCTGACCAATCATTGTATCGGTAA
- a CDS encoding multidrug effflux MFS transporter — MNNGYSKAGRAGLGMVLILGTLASFGPLSLDMYLPALPEVAADLHTLASLAQLSLTFCLLGLAIGQIVVGPLSDMIGRRRPLILSLLLYMLSSLLCAFSPSVSFLIVMRFIQGFTGAAGIVIARASARDMYSGKELTAFFSLLMLVNGAAPILAPITGGFILQFAGWKIVFIVLAVIGCIIFAAVITALPESLPPEKRTSGGLRETLMTFRGLLGDRMFMGIALSQAFVMTGMFAYIAGSPFVLQNIYGVSAQTFSLLFAINGAGIICAAQITGRMAKTHDERKLFVAGLFIAVIGSIALLLSLAFRLGLTAVCISLFIIVSSVGAVTTTGFSLAMQKQEKGAGSAAALLGLLPFIGGAAAAPLVGIAGEENAWPMAVSIFGFQLFAVLSYVLSAKRKIK; from the coding sequence ATGAATAACGGTTATTCAAAGGCCGGCCGCGCAGGCCTCGGCATGGTATTGATTCTCGGGACGCTGGCTTCATTCGGGCCGCTTTCGCTCGATATGTATCTGCCCGCTTTGCCTGAAGTGGCGGCCGACCTCCATACGTTAGCGTCACTTGCGCAGCTGAGCCTGACGTTTTGTCTTTTGGGGCTTGCGATCGGCCAGATTGTTGTCGGGCCGCTCAGTGATATGATCGGGCGCCGGAGGCCTCTGATTCTGTCATTGCTGCTTTATATGCTGTCTTCTTTATTATGCGCCTTCAGCCCTTCTGTTTCGTTTTTAATTGTCATGAGGTTTATTCAAGGATTCACAGGGGCGGCCGGAATCGTCATCGCACGGGCTTCCGCACGCGATATGTATTCCGGAAAAGAATTGACGGCTTTTTTCTCATTACTCATGCTTGTGAATGGTGCAGCGCCGATCTTAGCGCCGATTACAGGGGGATTTATCCTTCAGTTCGCCGGGTGGAAAATCGTGTTTATCGTGCTGGCGGTGATCGGCTGTATCATTTTTGCCGCAGTAATTACGGCATTGCCTGAGTCACTTCCGCCTGAAAAACGGACAAGCGGCGGACTCCGGGAGACGCTGATGACGTTTCGGGGCCTGCTCGGCGACCGGATGTTTATGGGAATTGCGCTCAGCCAGGCATTTGTGATGACCGGCATGTTCGCATATATTGCCGGGTCGCCGTTTGTGCTGCAAAACATCTACGGCGTGTCGGCGCAAACGTTCAGCCTGCTGTTCGCCATAAACGGAGCGGGAATCATATGCGCTGCTCAAATCACCGGGCGGATGGCCAAAACACATGATGAACGGAAGCTGTTTGTCGCCGGGCTTTTCATTGCCGTCATCGGGAGCATCGCTTTGCTTTTATCGCTTGCCTTCAGATTAGGCCTGACGGCGGTCTGCATTTCTTTATTTATTATTGTCTCTTCAGTCGGGGCCGTCACGACGACAGGGTTTTCTTTGGCTATGCAAAAACAAGAGAAAGGCGCGGGGAGCGCTGCGGCTCTTCTCGGACTCCTGCCTTTTATCGGCGGCGCGGCTGCCGCCCCACTGGTCGGGATAGCCGGAGAAGAAAACGCCTGGCCGATGGCTGTCAGCATTTTCGGTTTTCAGCTCTTTGCCGTTCTTTCCTATGTTCTGTCGGCAAAACGGAAAATAAAGTAA
- a CDS encoding amino acid permease, with protein MQGDTNQNELQRTMKGRHLFMIALGGVIGTGLFLGSGFTISEAGPIGAIMAYVIGGFLMYLVMLCLGELAVAMPVAGSFQAYAAKFLGPSTGFTIGWMYAFSWANTVGLELTSAGILMQRWFPDVPIWVWCLVFGVVIFSINALSARSFAEMEFWFSSIKVMAIVLFIILGCAAVFGFVGFNGGQTAPYLSNFMTDKGLFPNGAQAVLFTLVMVNFSFQGTELVGIASGESENPEKTLPRSIRNVIWRTLFFFVLAMFVLVSILPYQTAGVIESPFVAVLDKIGVPYAADIMNFVILTAMLSVANSGLYASSRMMWSLSKSKMGPAFLTKLTKKGVPLKALSITIAISGLSLLTSVVAAETVYVWLISISGMITVVAWMSICASQFVFRRRFLAEGGNLEDLAFKTPLYPLVPILGFSVYGLILISLIFIPDQRIGLYCGVPLMIICYAYYHFGIKKRLKREPASSEKGAAG; from the coding sequence ATGCAGGGAGATACCAATCAAAATGAATTACAGCGCACGATGAAGGGCCGGCATTTATTTATGATCGCCCTCGGCGGCGTGATCGGGACGGGGCTGTTTCTGGGCTCAGGTTTTACGATCAGTGAAGCGGGGCCGATCGGCGCGATAATGGCTTATGTGATCGGCGGATTTTTAATGTATCTGGTGATGCTTTGTTTGGGGGAGCTTGCAGTCGCCATGCCGGTCGCCGGTTCGTTCCAGGCGTATGCCGCAAAGTTCCTGGGGCCGTCGACGGGTTTTACGATCGGATGGATGTACGCATTCAGCTGGGCCAATACAGTGGGGCTTGAGCTGACGTCGGCGGGGATTTTAATGCAGCGGTGGTTTCCGGACGTTCCGATTTGGGTGTGGTGCCTTGTATTCGGCGTCGTCATTTTTTCCATTAACGCGCTGTCTGCGCGGAGTTTTGCGGAAATGGAGTTTTGGTTTTCCAGCATTAAGGTCATGGCCATTGTATTGTTTATTATTCTCGGCTGCGCTGCCGTGTTCGGCTTTGTCGGTTTTAACGGCGGTCAGACGGCGCCGTATCTGTCAAACTTTATGACGGACAAAGGGCTTTTCCCGAACGGGGCACAGGCTGTGCTGTTTACGCTTGTCATGGTGAATTTTTCTTTTCAGGGAACCGAACTGGTCGGAATCGCCTCGGGAGAAAGCGAAAACCCGGAAAAGACGCTTCCCCGCTCAATCCGAAACGTCATATGGCGGACGCTGTTTTTCTTTGTGCTGGCGATGTTTGTTCTCGTATCCATTTTGCCGTACCAAACGGCAGGCGTCATCGAAAGCCCGTTTGTGGCTGTGTTAGATAAAATCGGCGTTCCCTATGCGGCTGATATCATGAACTTTGTCATTCTGACCGCCATGCTGTCGGTGGCGAATTCCGGGCTGTACGCTTCGTCCAGAATGATGTGGTCACTATCAAAAAGCAAAATGGGCCCTGCTTTCTTAACGAAACTGACGAAAAAAGGCGTGCCCCTGAAAGCTCTTTCCATCACCATCGCTATCTCCGGTTTATCCCTGCTGACAAGTGTAGTCGCGGCTGAAACGGTGTATGTATGGCTGATTTCCATTTCGGGTATGATTACCGTCGTCGCGTGGATGTCAATCTGCGCTTCACAATTCGTTTTCCGCAGGCGCTTTCTCGCTGAAGGAGGAAATCTGGAAGACCTGGCATTTAAAACGCCTCTTTATCCGCTCGTGCCGATTCTCGGATTTTCGGTCTACGGGCTGATCTTAATCAGTCTCATCTTTATCCCCGACCAGCGTATCGGTCTATACTGCGGCGTCCCGCTGATGATCATCTGTTACGCGTATTATCACTTCGGTATCAAAAAACGCTTGAAGCGTGAGCCGGCTTCTTCGGAAAAAGGCGCCGCAGGATAA
- a CDS encoding M20 family metallopeptidase, producing MYQQLSKMLPEEKIEAITKSLVALNSINGTLGEGKKADYIKDMIKSFPYFQDNPSHVWEQAIPEDPYGRKNIFAFIEGNGDSLNTVIYHAHLDTVGIEDFGPLKDIAFDSDRLAEYFSSYEFDREVQRDARSGEWMFGRGSVDMQSGIAVHLANLLHFSERRKQLPGHILFMANPDEESQHSGILTSISELKRLKQEKQLRYLAAINTDFITPLYDGDTTRYIYTGAAGKLLPCFAIYGREVHVGDTLSGIDPNLIASEITRRIHNNIHMAENIEGELVLPPTCLYQRDNKEAYNVQTAVSSYVYFNYFIYEKTAKEIMDQLTAVADEACKETERKLSDYYDEYHRRTSLPKKEISWNVQVYSLEDYLKRLRSRGIDPAQCIEQTFKTYEHLELRMRCFKAVEELQKLDPEQGAKVIIFYAPPYLPHNYLKEESTRDRLLQHVIQEAVDKTAASTGETFAFKKFFPYLADGSFLSLHETDAEVSAFTDNFPGWDVIGMIPFKEIRELNIPSVNIGVYGKDGHKWTERVYKPYTFHVLPELIQQTTLHLLHSYRLDIRTNG from the coding sequence ATGTATCAGCAGCTCAGCAAAATGCTTCCGGAGGAGAAAATAGAAGCCATTACGAAATCGCTGGTGGCATTAAACAGCATTAACGGCACATTGGGAGAAGGAAAGAAGGCCGACTATATCAAAGATATGATCAAGAGCTTTCCCTACTTTCAGGACAACCCGTCACATGTGTGGGAGCAGGCGATTCCTGAGGACCCTTACGGCCGCAAAAATATTTTCGCGTTTATTGAAGGAAACGGTGACAGCCTGAATACGGTCATTTATCACGCCCATCTTGATACGGTCGGCATTGAGGATTTCGGCCCTTTAAAAGATATCGCTTTTGATTCCGATCGTCTCGCGGAGTATTTCTCGAGCTATGAATTTGATCGGGAGGTGCAGCGGGACGCCCGCTCAGGCGAGTGGATGTTCGGAAGGGGATCGGTTGATATGCAGAGCGGTATTGCCGTTCATCTCGCCAATCTGCTTCACTTTTCTGAACGGCGTAAGCAATTGCCGGGCCATATTCTGTTCATGGCAAACCCGGATGAAGAAAGCCAGCATTCCGGCATCTTAACAAGCATTTCTGAATTAAAACGGCTGAAACAAGAAAAACAGCTTCGTTATTTAGCGGCGATTAATACCGACTTTATCACGCCGCTGTATGACGGTGACACGACACGGTACATATACACGGGCGCCGCCGGGAAGCTTTTGCCTTGCTTTGCGATTTACGGACGGGAAGTGCATGTCGGGGATACGCTGTCCGGCATAGACCCGAATTTGATCGCCTCAGAAATCACCAGAAGAATCCATAACAATATTCATATGGCAGAAAACATTGAAGGAGAGCTTGTGCTTCCGCCGACCTGCCTGTACCAGCGTGACAACAAGGAAGCGTATAACGTGCAGACCGCCGTCAGCAGCTACGTCTATTTTAATTATTTTATTTACGAAAAAACCGCCAAAGAAATCATGGATCAGCTGACTGCCGTGGCTGACGAAGCCTGCAAAGAGACAGAGCGAAAATTATCTGATTATTACGACGAATATCACAGGAGAACGAGCCTTCCGAAAAAAGAGATCTCATGGAACGTTCAAGTGTACAGTCTGGAAGATTACCTGAAAAGGCTGAGAAGCCGCGGCATAGACCCGGCGCAGTGTATAGAGCAGACGTTTAAAACGTATGAACATCTTGAACTGCGGATGAGATGCTTTAAAGCCGTAGAGGAACTGCAAAAACTTGATCCTGAGCAAGGAGCCAAGGTCATTATTTTCTATGCGCCGCCTTACCTTCCGCACAATTATTTAAAGGAAGAGAGCACGCGGGACCGGCTTTTGCAGCATGTCATTCAAGAAGCCGTCGATAAAACAGCGGCGTCAACAGGAGAAACATTCGCTTTTAAAAAGTTTTTCCCTTATTTAGCGGACGGAAGCTTCTTATCGCTGCATGAAACAGACGCTGAGGTCTCCGCCTTTACCGATAATTTTCCGGGATGGGATGTCATCGGCATGATTCCTTTTAAAGAAATCAGGGAATTAAATATTCCATCGGTCAATATAGGGGTGTATGGCAAGGACGGCCATAAATGGACGGAACGGGTGTATAAACCGTACACATTCCATGTGCTGCCTGAACTCATTCAGCAGACGACGCTGCACCTTTTGCACAGCTACCGATTAGACATACGCACAAATGGCTGA
- the pruA gene encoding L-glutamate gamma-semialdehyde dehydrogenase, translating into MTVSYAHEPFTNFQEETNKQSFQEALAYVNSQLGKHYPIIINGESIETDKKIVSVNPADKKEVIGTVSAAGKELAEKAMQAALEAFQTWKKVRPEHRANVLFKAAAIIRRRKHEFSAYLVKEAGKPWKEADADTAEAIDFLEYYARQMLKLKDGSPVKSRDGEFNQYHYEPLGVGIVISPFNFPLAIMAGTAAAAIVTGNTILLKPADAAPVVAAKFVEVMKEAGLPDGVLQFIPGDGGEIGDFLVEHPKTRFVSFTGSRAVGCRIYERAAKVQPGQKWLKRVIAEMGGKDTVLVDRDADLDLAASSIVYSAFGFSGQKCSAGSRAVIHQDVYDEVVEKAVALTKSLTVGSPEDFDTYMGPVIHEASYNKVMSYIEIGKTEGKLLTGGEGDDSKGYFIQPTIFADVDENARLMQEEIFGPVVAISKARDFDHMLEIANNTDYGLTGALLSKTRAHIERAREDFHVGNLYFNRGCTGAIVGYQPFGGFNMSGTDSKAGGPDYLILHMQAKTTSEAY; encoded by the coding sequence ATGACAGTTTCATACGCACACGAACCGTTTACAAATTTTCAGGAAGAGACAAATAAACAATCGTTTCAAGAAGCGCTGGCTTATGTGAATTCACAGCTGGGCAAGCATTATCCGATTATCATCAACGGTGAATCGATTGAGACGGATAAAAAAATCGTTTCCGTCAATCCGGCCGATAAAAAAGAAGTGATCGGCACTGTATCGGCGGCCGGCAAAGAGCTTGCGGAGAAGGCCATGCAGGCGGCGCTTGAGGCATTTCAAACATGGAAAAAAGTACGGCCGGAACATCGCGCGAACGTGCTGTTTAAAGCGGCGGCGATCATCCGCAGAAGAAAGCACGAATTTTCCGCGTACCTTGTGAAAGAAGCGGGAAAACCGTGGAAGGAAGCGGATGCGGATACGGCGGAAGCGATCGACTTTTTAGAGTACTACGCCCGTCAGATGCTGAAGCTGAAAGACGGTTCCCCTGTAAAGAGCCGTGACGGAGAATTTAATCAATATCATTATGAGCCGCTTGGTGTGGGAATCGTCATTTCTCCATTCAACTTCCCGCTTGCGATTATGGCCGGAACGGCGGCAGCGGCTATCGTAACAGGCAACACAATATTGCTGAAACCGGCGGATGCGGCGCCTGTCGTGGCGGCGAAATTCGTTGAAGTGATGAAGGAAGCGGGTCTGCCGGACGGCGTGCTCCAATTCATACCGGGCGACGGAGGAGAAATCGGAGACTTCCTGGTTGAGCATCCGAAGACGAGATTTGTGTCATTTACAGGCTCCCGTGCGGTCGGATGCCGCATCTATGAACGAGCCGCAAAAGTGCAGCCGGGCCAAAAATGGCTGAAACGGGTCATCGCCGAGATGGGCGGAAAAGATACGGTGCTTGTAGACAGAGATGCTGATCTTGATCTGGCCGCTTCCTCAATCGTGTATTCCGCTTTCGGATTTTCAGGCCAAAAATGCTCGGCCGGTTCCCGCGCGGTCATTCATCAGGACGTCTATGATGAAGTTGTCGAAAAAGCCGTCGCTTTAACAAAATCACTCACCGTCGGAAGTCCGGAAGATTTTGATACATACATGGGGCCTGTCATCCACGAAGCGTCTTATAATAAAGTCATGAGTTATATCGAAATCGGCAAAACAGAAGGAAAACTTCTGACGGGAGGCGAAGGTGATGATTCGAAAGGATACTTTATTCAGCCGACTATTTTTGCGGATGTAGATGAAAACGCCCGCCTGATGCAGGAGGAAATTTTCGGGCCGGTCGTCGCGATCTCTAAAGCCCGGGATTTCGACCATATGCTTGAGATCGCCAACAATACGGATTACGGCCTGACAGGCGCTCTGTTATCGAAAACCCGCGCGCACATTGAACGCGCCCGTGAAGACTTTCACGTCGGAAATCTATATTTCAACCGCGGCTGTACAGGTGCGATTGTCGGATACCAGCCGTTCGGGGGCTTCAATATGTCAGGAACGGATTCAAAAGCCGGAGGACCTGATTATCTGATTCTTCATATGCAGGCAAAAACAACATCTGAAGCCTATTAA